Proteins encoded by one window of Salvia splendens isolate huo1 chromosome 7, SspV2, whole genome shotgun sequence:
- the LOC121741980 gene encoding amino acid transporter AVT6C-like yields MSPIIEAGGAEAPLLPDRHQDGSNKRPSLPGAVFNVATSIIGAGIMSIPATLKVLGVIPAFLMIVLIGIVVEISVEFMLRFTYSGEARTYAGLMRESFGRCGAIAVQICVMITNLGCLIMYLIIIGDVLSGTGADHLGVLQEWCGVHWWNTRAVALLFITVFVMLPLLLYRRVESLWLSSGISVLLAFVFVGICTVMAITALIQGETQTPRWLPDLDGGVSFFNLFTAIPVIVTAFTFHFNVHAIGVELGKPSDMMKAVRIALILCAAIYFAIGIFGYLLFGEGTMDDILVNFDQSSGSGLGSLLNDLVRLSYALHLMLVFPLLNFSLRANIDEFLFPKKPHLAVDNNRFVALTLALAALSYILSIAIPSIWYLFQFMGSTSAVCLAFIFPGAVALRDIHGISTARDKIVGTIMISLAVITSCVAISTNIYNMVV; encoded by the exons ATGAGTCCGATAATTGAAGCCGGCGGAGCTGAGGCCCCTCTCCTCCCGGACCGCCACCAAGATGGTTCCAATAAGCGGCCATCGCTTCCTGGGGCCGTCTTCAACGTGGCGACTAGCATCATCGGCGCCGGGATCATGTCCATTCCCGCCACTCTCAAAGTCCTCGGTGTTATTCCAGCCTTTTTGATGATTGTTTTGATAGGCATAGTGGTGGAGATATCTGTCGAGTTCATGTTGCGGTTCACTTACTCCGGCGAGGCGCGGACCTACGCCGGACTCATGAGGGAGTCGTTCGGCCGCTGCGGCGCCATCGCTGTGCAGATATGTGTAATGATCACCAACCTTGGTTGCCTCATCATGTATCTCATAATCATCG GGGATGTGCTGTCGGGAACCGGGGCGGATCACTTGGGGGTTTTGCAGGAATGGTGCGGGGTCCATTGGTGGAACACACGCGCCGTCGCCCTCCTCTTCATAACCGTTTTTGTCATGCTTCCGCTTCTCTTGTATCGTCGTGTAG AATCACTATGGCTGAGTTCAGGAATATCAGTGCTTCTAGCATTCGTGTTTGTCGGAATATGCACGGTGATGGCCATCACGGCCCTCATTCAAGGGGAAACACAGACTCCAAGATGGCTTCCCGACTTGGACGGTGGAGTCTCCTTCTTCAATCTCTTCACCGCTATCCCCGTCATCGTCACGGCCTTCACCTTCCACTTTAACG TTCATGCTATCGGAGTGGAACTAGGGAAGCCTTCTGACATGATGAAAGCTGTGAGAATCGCTCTTATACTATGCGCTGCGATCTACTTTGCTATCGGGATATTCGGTTACCTCCTTTTCGGGGAGGGAACCATGGACGACATACTAGTCAACTTCGACCAGAGCTCAGGCTCAGGCTTAGGCTCGTTGCTGAACGACCTTGTTCGTTTGAGCTACGCGCTTCACCTCATGCTCGTCTTCCCGCTCTTGAACTTCTCGTTGAGGGCCAACATCGACGAGTTCCTCTTCCCCAAGAAGCCTCATTTGGCCGTGGACAACAACAGATTTGTTGCACTCACTCTTGCCTTGGCTGCTTTGTCCTACATTTTGTCAATTGCTATTCCTAGTATTTGGTACTTGTTCCAGTTCATGGGATCGACTTCCGCCGTCTGCCTCGCCTTCATTTTCCCCGGTGCCGTTGCATTGAG AGATATTCATGGAATTTCTACAGCGAGGGACAAGATTGTAGGCACGATTATGATAAGTCTTGCAGTGATTACAAGCTGTGTTGCTATTTCAACCAATATATATAACATGGTTGTATAA